A genome region from Dickeya dadantii NCPPB 898 includes the following:
- a CDS encoding MipA/OmpV family protein → MKNCVLTFLTAALAGTAAAPAAFADEFALGLGAVGETPLYRGDSGHVYAFPMVTYESESFYLRGLQGGYYLWNDAQNKLSLTAYYNPFGFKPGDSDDSQMKQLERRRGTLMAGLSYRYDAQWGTLRTLLAGDTLDYSNGLVWDSAYLYRFNDGDWSLTPGVGITWSSENQNRYYYGVTGDESARSGLRDYQPDDGWSPYVELNAGYKINTSWSTWVSGRYIRLSDEIKSSPMVDKSYNLMLGGGVSYTF, encoded by the coding sequence GTGAAAAATTGCGTATTAACTTTCTTAACGGCAGCGCTGGCCGGAACGGCGGCGGCTCCGGCAGCCTTTGCGGACGAGTTCGCTCTGGGGCTGGGCGCGGTCGGCGAAACCCCGCTATACCGTGGCGATAGCGGTCATGTTTATGCTTTTCCGATGGTGACTTATGAAAGCGAGAGCTTTTATCTGCGCGGCCTGCAGGGCGGGTATTATCTGTGGAATGACGCGCAGAACAAGCTGTCGCTGACGGCGTATTACAACCCATTCGGCTTCAAGCCGGGCGATAGCGATGATAGCCAGATGAAGCAGCTTGAGCGTCGGCGCGGTACGCTGATGGCGGGGTTATCCTATCGTTACGATGCGCAATGGGGTACCTTGCGCACCTTGCTGGCCGGCGACACGCTGGATTACAGCAACGGCCTGGTGTGGGACTCCGCCTACCTTTACCGCTTCAACGACGGCGACTGGAGCCTGACGCCGGGCGTGGGGATTACCTGGTCGAGCGAAAACCAGAATCGCTACTATTATGGCGTCACCGGCGACGAATCGGCCCGCTCCGGATTGCGCGATTATCAGCCGGATGATGGCTGGTCGCCATATGTCGAACTTAACGCCGGCTACAAAATCAATACCAGTTGGAGTACCTGGGTCAGCGGGCGCTATATCCGGCTGTCGGATGAGATCAAAAGCAGCCCGATGGTCGATAAAAGCTATAACCTGATGCTGGGAGGCGGTGTCAGTTATACCTTCTGA